GTCCAGGCCGCTGAGTTCCGGCGCGTCCACCGCCGTGCCGAGGCCGAGCGCCCGCGCGGTCTCGCGGCACCGCACGGTGGGGGAGACCACCGGCCGGTCGGCGACCGGAACCGCACCCGCCGCGGCCCGCGCGAGCCGCAGCCCCGAGGCGTCAACCGGACATCCGTCGTCGAAGCGGGCTTCCCTGATCGCCGCACTCATCGCGGCTGAGATCAACATCACTCGGCTCGTCATACGCCCACTCTCGTGCTCAACACCCGTGCGAAATCGGGGAACTGACGACGTGACCAGGCCACCGGCGCGCCCTCCGCGCCTTTGTGCGCCCTTGGCCGCGACCCCGGTTCGCGGTACGGTCTCGTCGATATTGACGACGGTTCGGCGGAAGCCGGTGAGAATCCGGCACGGTCGCGCCACTGTAAGCCCAGCAAGAACCACTCCCGCCAGGAGTGGTGAAGGTCGAGCAAGTCAGACCCGCACCCGTCGTCCTGTGCACCACCGAGATGGGACGCGAGTTCCCCAGGAGGTTCTGCCCCATGGCGCAGTCCGTCGCTCAGCCGACCGCTACCCCCACCGCCGTTCCCGCCAAGCTGCCGATCGGCGCGATCGCCCCCTGGGCGGTCTTCTTCGGCATCCTGATGCTGGTTCTGCTCTACTTCGTCGGCGCCGAACAGGGCGCCACCTCCGTGGTGTCCGGAGAGAACGTCCACGAGTGGGTGCACGACGCACGCCACCTGCTCGGCTTCCCCTGCCACTGACGGCGCCGGGGAATCGTAGAAGCTCATGAATTCCGCAACTGTCAGAAACCTCCTGGTGCGGGGCATGCTCGCGGGTCTCGCCGCGGGCCTGCTCGCCCTGGTCGTCGCCTACTTCCTGGGTGAGCCGCGCGTGGACTCGGCGATCGCCTACGAGGAGTCGCACAGCCACGAGCACGGCATGGAAGTCGTCTCCCGCACGATGCAGTCCACCGGCGGCCTGGCCACCGGCGTCCTCGTCTACGGGGTCGCGTTCGGCGGCATCGCCGCCCTCGCGTACTGCTTCGCGATCGGCAGGATCGGGCGCTTCGGGCCGCGTGCCAGTGCGCTGCTTCTCGCGGCCGCGGGCCTCCTCGCGGTGTACGTCGTGCCGTTCCTCAAGTACCCGGCCAACCCGCCGTCCGTGGGCGATCCCGACACCATCGGCAAGCGCACCACGCTCTACTTCCTGATGATGGTCCTCAGCGTGCTGCTGGCCATCGCCACCGTGATCCTGGGCAAGCGCCTCGCGCCCCGCCTGGGCAACTGGAACGCGACGCTGGCGGCGGGGGCGTTCTTCCTCCTCGCCATCGGCCTTTCGTACGCGTTCCTGCCGGCGATCAACGAGGTGCCGAAGGACTTCTCGGCCACCCTGCTCTGGCAGTTCCGCCTGTCCGCACTGGCCATCCAGCTGACCCTGTGGACGGCCTTCGGGCTGGTCTTCGGGGTGCTGGCCGAGCGGGTGCTGTCACCGAAACCGGCCAAGGCCGCGGAGCAGAGAGCGGAGGCGCGGGCGACTCCCGTCGCACGCTGACCACCGTTCGTCGATGTACTGATCTATCGCTCGACTGCGCAGGGCCCCCGGATGTGGCGCGAATCCCGGGGGCCTTTCGCATACGTACGTCACCGGCATTCCCAATTTCTGAAACACGTTCTACGGTGTGCGCCGTCAGGTCGGCCTTGGGAGCCAGGAGGCGCCGTGCATCTCGAATACACGCCCGAGCAGCAGCAGTTGCGCACCGAACTGCGCGGATACTTCGCCGACCTGGTGCCCGACATCGC
Above is a genomic segment from Streptomyces sp. R21 containing:
- a CDS encoding CbtB-domain containing protein; translated protein: MAQSVAQPTATPTAVPAKLPIGAIAPWAVFFGILMLVLLYFVGAEQGATSVVSGENVHEWVHDARHLLGFPCH
- a CDS encoding CbtA family protein, with the protein product MNSATVRNLLVRGMLAGLAAGLLALVVAYFLGEPRVDSAIAYEESHSHEHGMEVVSRTMQSTGGLATGVLVYGVAFGGIAALAYCFAIGRIGRFGPRASALLLAAAGLLAVYVVPFLKYPANPPSVGDPDTIGKRTTLYFLMMVLSVLLAIATVILGKRLAPRLGNWNATLAAGAFFLLAIGLSYAFLPAINEVPKDFSATLLWQFRLSALAIQLTLWTAFGLVFGVLAERVLSPKPAKAAEQRAEARATPVAR